The Zobellia alginiliquefaciens genome contains a region encoding:
- a CDS encoding tetratricopeptide repeat-containing sensor histidine kinase: MKLITLHKILIVFLFLGAYTNSWSQNKDENKLMDSLSHVYQKNVYSQPILAKEAAQKWLEESEKLGLKIHTIRAHYALANLGNISGDYKTAVSETQKTIALLKELEMENGLAASYNILALGYKNLGNYPKAMESFLECLRYAEKMDDTQQEANAYQNIATLYVLQKEYKKATENLDRAADLYRELGDDDGVLVTLFNYASILKEQGKYDAAREHFKTVLDYREKEGNKAVIAYINMNLSQMLVKENKYKEAVISLKKTLSLLKEVDFKSDMVIILNDLGLCESKLGHTKQAISYFEQALEMGEEQSIRQYKSDIYKNLSQLYQDEGDYKKALAFYEKGVSTLSQQNSLDKEKYVAELQERYETQLKETRIDLLEKEQKLGEAELQKAELTVKRQRIIRNAFIAGFILVLISLLILRHQYFKRLKVQQELSMQREENADQKINQMIKDYKLSAVEKYQQGQDEERARLAREIHDGIGSDLAGIKIAFEHYIEDQQEKPQTKRILTAINNACTDVRGLSHQLHPPAFAALGFTNFLSDFIDQISKSATIDFQTFFYPEEDINQLPDALLADVYRVVQELVNNILKHAEATNAEVQLTKHEDHLNIVVNDNGKGFHEHKKQGIGLRNIKERLQKMKGSLDIDSSASSGTSITIDIPLKQTS; the protein is encoded by the coding sequence TCCTGTTTTTAGGGGCTTACACGAATAGTTGGTCACAAAACAAAGATGAAAACAAGCTAATGGACTCGCTTTCACACGTTTATCAAAAAAACGTGTATTCGCAGCCCATATTAGCCAAGGAAGCTGCACAAAAATGGCTTGAAGAAAGTGAAAAATTAGGGCTGAAAATACATACTATCAGGGCGCATTATGCACTGGCGAATCTGGGCAATATTTCGGGCGATTATAAAACTGCCGTAAGTGAAACCCAAAAAACCATAGCACTGCTAAAAGAGCTAGAGATGGAAAACGGCTTGGCGGCAAGCTATAATATTTTGGCGTTGGGTTATAAAAATCTTGGCAATTACCCCAAAGCAATGGAAAGCTTTTTGGAGTGTTTACGGTATGCCGAGAAAATGGACGACACCCAGCAAGAAGCGAATGCCTACCAAAATATAGCTACCCTTTACGTTTTACAAAAGGAGTATAAAAAGGCGACCGAAAATTTAGACCGTGCCGCTGACCTCTACCGAGAATTGGGCGATGATGACGGTGTATTGGTGACCCTCTTCAATTATGCGAGTATTTTAAAAGAGCAAGGAAAATATGATGCAGCTCGCGAGCATTTTAAAACCGTTCTAGACTATCGTGAAAAAGAAGGGAACAAAGCGGTAATTGCGTATATCAACATGAATCTTTCTCAAATGTTGGTCAAAGAGAACAAGTATAAAGAAGCGGTTATTTCTTTAAAGAAAACCTTGTCCCTTTTAAAGGAAGTCGATTTTAAATCGGATATGGTCATTATTCTGAACGACCTGGGTTTATGCGAAAGTAAATTAGGGCATACCAAACAAGCCATTTCCTATTTTGAACAAGCTTTGGAAATGGGCGAAGAACAATCCATCAGACAATACAAATCGGACATCTACAAGAACCTTTCTCAACTATACCAAGATGAGGGTGATTACAAAAAGGCACTAGCATTTTACGAAAAAGGGGTGAGTACCCTTTCGCAGCAAAACTCATTGGATAAAGAAAAATATGTTGCCGAGCTACAAGAGCGGTATGAAACACAATTGAAAGAAACGCGAATAGATTTACTTGAAAAAGAACAAAAACTGGGCGAAGCCGAACTGCAAAAAGCTGAACTTACGGTAAAAAGACAACGTATTATTAGAAATGCCTTTATTGCAGGTTTCATTTTGGTCCTGATTTCGCTGCTTATCCTGCGTCACCAATATTTTAAGCGATTGAAGGTTCAGCAAGAATTGAGCATGCAGCGCGAAGAAAATGCCGACCAGAAAATAAACCAGATGATCAAAGATTACAAGTTATCTGCGGTAGAAAAATATCAGCAAGGGCAAGATGAAGAACGTGCACGCCTGGCACGAGAGATCCACGATGGCATAGGCAGTGATTTGGCAGGAATTAAAATTGCTTTTGAGCATTACATAGAAGACCAACAAGAAAAACCGCAGACCAAAAGAATATTAACGGCAATAAATAATGCCTGTACCGATGTGCGCGGACTCTCGCATCAATTGCATCCGCCAGCTTTTGCCGCACTGGGTTTTACGAATTTCTTGAGCGATTTTATAGACCAGATTTCCAAAAGCGCCACCATAGATTTTCAAACGTTTTTTTATCCGGAGGAAGATATCAATCAATTGCCCGATGCCCTTCTTGCCGATGTCTACCGTGTGGTACAAGAATTGGTCAACAACATTCTTAAACATGCCGAAGCTACCAATGCAGAAGTGCAGCTTACCAAGCACGAAGACCACTTGAATATTGTGGTAAACGATAATGGAAAAGGCTTCCATGAACATAAAAAACAAGGTATAGGACTGCGAAATATAAAAGAACGCTTACAAAAAATGAAAGGTTCTTTAGATATCGATAGCAGTGCAAGCAGCGGAACATCCATAACCATAGATATTCCTTTAAAACAGACATCGTGA
- a CDS encoding response regulator transcription factor, which yields MKKINIIIADDHLMFLEGINTILGDMPEIGEVHLATEGKQVVRLLNQFEIGLIISDINMPKMDGIELLTEIKKKHSTVKIIMLSMLDNHRTVHKVIQKGADGFVPKFTSKEELQKAVRTVLDGEQYFSEVIKQRYMESIFERKKYKNIELSPREKEVLSLLADELTSKEISEKLFISVNTVETHRKNILLKTGSKTTTGAVKYAIESGLFD from the coding sequence GTGAAGAAAATCAACATCATTATTGCAGACGACCATTTAATGTTTCTTGAGGGCATCAACACTATTTTAGGCGACATGCCCGAGATAGGTGAAGTACACCTCGCTACGGAAGGAAAACAGGTGGTGCGGTTGTTGAACCAGTTTGAAATAGGATTGATTATCAGTGATATCAATATGCCAAAAATGGACGGTATTGAATTGTTGACCGAGATAAAAAAGAAACACAGTACCGTAAAAATTATCATGTTGAGCATGTTAGATAATCATAGAACGGTACACAAGGTCATTCAAAAAGGTGCCGACGGATTCGTTCCTAAATTCACCAGTAAAGAAGAATTGCAAAAAGCGGTACGCACGGTTTTAGACGGCGAGCAATACTTTTCTGAAGTCATTAAACAGCGATATATGGAAAGTATTTTTGAGCGTAAAAAGTATAAGAATATTGAGCTTTCCCCACGAGAAAAAGAAGTGCTCTCGTTATTGGCAGACGAACTGACCTCTAAAGAAATATCGGAGAAGCTTTTTATATCGGTCAATACCGTAGAAACGCACAGAAAAAACATTCTTCTTAAAACAGGCTCAAAAACAACGACTGGAGCCGTAAAATACGCCATTGAATCTGGCTTGTTCGACTAA
- a CDS encoding DUF4132 domain-containing protein — protein MIPAEEAHKYIGQHQKPAVDRFEFRSFSQPYRRLGQILGRIKREKYEYYNINDFINEFDDPLTINPWATEEGMRLGMQLFGLVQAPYLAAMWDFINTMPYQRSYGRKAFRSQPSEDILQNKLTIFSNFLSASRSGFCGLTLQEHFQYSTYYPHSNSVFLAIVLQNSGDMFNELLNDIIQGEDEIGGVSQDIIKALLLSEDEKHWEMVGKLLLAAQRQEGLRQSILESMDEAGLQSLKYMINVVLENDLTRFSSVVRAVNTWFGLNWDAPKKSVINRILELAHSLILNLKEVDTLLQSKDNIEVLVALWAIGILDADKANAKALDIVYSSADRNKKILALYFMSKTERTNDSLVPYFIQELGKDYALDHWMAVNLPEMQLDNDTFVKLFEVAKTVGNKGKTYESKIFSWWSFTPSSQYFYQFLLHEATEQQLELMANDLDELPSEFRETYIRKVFPIHYSYAFHQYKTDEKKVKLDYDKYSWRRALARKAVYNRNECVMATGLNIFRKMYLYDTDLEIAEDLLKRKGKSMRTAVIQLLVSLPNDDVKTSATNLVTAKSIDQRLAGLEILTILDAENRYPDFVEAQVAAFNERPKISKNEQVLLNKFVKNKDEYNFSNGFGAIDYDNLSDVYQPQPRFEVKSSFLDKLGIKGSISSNFKFKDIIDVNKIIATVNSLIALVNENGKYEYQMEGYQGETDTTFINRGLHDIKRLDEHATAEDRLHNLPLSNIWVAWYEKSQLNDFEMSAVLRYLNHKSYPFGQYEELVPFMKQFFPDLTGLHLNDNENYYTKIRTYSTIIGRLFKAYADRSAVVSYKLDVFEDMVATFPERLRNLQFQLSGYHHSITANWAHIITTFAGNLSANEIELLSKEDLKRYWDLHMYLVAQDLGHPDEITEIKEITREKRNSGNLKFPDIEVTLKLYKEGLINDDDLLFQALYSNELMSIIDGGSNYRFRRSTIAENPVPKHVFLPLKTNLLETELERGDLVTPATEFVFPIHTVEGVDYVFKVLQRLGKETFERGYSYYGNSKRSLFSSILKKTTFKETESYADFVALADEHKIPKKRLIEVACYATQWAGVIGEYLGLEKLEDAVWWFQAHASDYMSSEKETIISRYSNIPKSDFSLGAIDIDWFNKVYGSLGKANWKILHDAAKYITDGNAHRLVKLYSSVMLGEVKITETLKKIKDKRDKDYVRALGLIPLSKTVPEKDLLKRYNLLQDFLKESKQFGAQRQESEKAAVEIALDNLSRNAGYQDRVRFSWAMEAKATQTIMENAVLTIEDTEIALVINDLGKAEIKVTKGDKSLKSIPAKLRKDKQVVALKESKTYLSRQYSRTRLSLENAMVNEDKFTALEIHNMMLHPIVKVMLSKLVLFAPEKEISGFYTDGSLSDVSGKTHKLQEEDELVIAHASHLYTAVEWDVYQKHLFAERLVQPFKQVFRELYLLTEDEREHSNRSERYQGHQIQPKQTVALLRGRGWTVSREEGLQKVYHKRGFIATMYAMADWYSPSDVEAPTLEEVCFHSIETHERIPLTDIPPVVFSEIMRDMDLVVSVAHVGGVDPEASHSTMQMRAALAEESAKLFKLSNITVKERHIFIQGTLGEYSIHLGSGQVSKNGLSLSIIPVHSQHRGRMFLPFVDDDPKSAEIISKMKLLSEDNKIQDPTILAQINS, from the coding sequence ATGATTCCAGCAGAAGAAGCTCATAAATATATAGGTCAACATCAAAAACCAGCAGTAGACCGTTTTGAATTTCGTTCCTTTTCTCAACCCTACAGAAGGCTTGGGCAAATTTTAGGGCGAATAAAGAGGGAGAAGTATGAGTATTATAATATTAACGACTTCATTAATGAGTTTGATGATCCTTTAACAATCAACCCTTGGGCAACGGAAGAAGGCATGCGTTTGGGTATGCAATTATTTGGTTTGGTACAAGCACCGTACTTAGCTGCCATGTGGGATTTTATTAATACCATGCCTTACCAAAGAAGCTATGGTCGTAAAGCTTTTAGGTCTCAACCCAGTGAAGATATTTTACAGAATAAACTAACGATATTCAGTAATTTTTTAAGCGCTAGCCGTTCTGGTTTTTGCGGACTCACCTTACAAGAACATTTTCAATACAGCACGTATTACCCACATTCTAACAGTGTTTTTTTAGCTATTGTTTTGCAGAATAGCGGAGATATGTTCAATGAATTATTGAACGATATTATTCAAGGCGAAGATGAAATTGGAGGTGTAAGTCAAGATATTATCAAAGCCTTATTACTGTCGGAAGATGAAAAGCATTGGGAAATGGTGGGTAAATTATTGTTGGCGGCACAGCGCCAAGAAGGTTTGCGACAGTCCATTTTGGAATCTATGGATGAAGCGGGACTCCAGTCTTTAAAATACATGATCAATGTGGTGTTGGAGAACGACCTTACCCGTTTCAGTAGTGTGGTACGGGCGGTAAACACTTGGTTCGGATTAAATTGGGACGCCCCAAAGAAATCGGTCATCAATCGTATTTTAGAATTGGCGCATTCACTGATTTTAAACTTGAAGGAAGTAGATACGCTGCTGCAGAGCAAAGATAATATTGAGGTACTGGTGGCATTATGGGCTATCGGTATTTTAGATGCGGATAAAGCCAATGCCAAAGCCTTGGATATCGTGTATTCTTCAGCAGATAGAAATAAGAAGATTCTAGCGCTCTACTTTATGAGTAAAACCGAGCGTACCAATGATTCTTTGGTCCCTTATTTCATACAAGAATTAGGGAAAGATTATGCGCTAGACCATTGGATGGCGGTAAACTTACCGGAAATGCAGTTGGATAATGATACGTTCGTAAAACTGTTCGAGGTTGCAAAAACAGTTGGGAATAAGGGAAAAACATATGAAAGCAAGATTTTTTCTTGGTGGAGTTTTACCCCTAGCTCACAATATTTCTATCAGTTTTTATTGCATGAAGCTACGGAACAACAGCTGGAGCTAATGGCAAATGATTTAGATGAATTGCCATCGGAATTTAGGGAAACCTACATTCGTAAAGTTTTTCCAATACATTACAGTTATGCGTTTCACCAATATAAGACCGATGAGAAAAAAGTAAAGTTGGACTACGATAAATACTCGTGGCGTAGGGCATTGGCAAGAAAGGCGGTGTACAATAGAAACGAGTGTGTTATGGCAACGGGACTCAACATTTTCCGAAAGATGTATTTATATGATACAGATTTGGAGATTGCAGAAGATTTGCTGAAACGCAAAGGTAAAAGTATGCGTACCGCAGTAATTCAACTACTGGTCAGTTTGCCTAATGATGATGTAAAAACAAGTGCCACTAATCTGGTAACGGCAAAAAGTATAGACCAACGATTGGCAGGTTTGGAGATACTCACCATTTTAGATGCCGAGAACAGATATCCAGATTTTGTTGAAGCGCAAGTAGCCGCCTTTAACGAGCGACCTAAAATCTCCAAAAACGAACAGGTACTGTTAAATAAGTTCGTTAAAAATAAGGATGAATACAATTTCAGTAATGGTTTTGGAGCTATCGATTATGATAATCTAAGTGACGTGTACCAACCGCAACCGCGCTTTGAAGTTAAATCTAGTTTCTTGGATAAATTGGGTATTAAAGGCTCCATATCCTCGAATTTTAAGTTTAAGGATATTATCGATGTCAATAAAATCATAGCCACCGTTAACAGTCTAATTGCTTTGGTGAACGAAAACGGAAAATATGAATACCAGATGGAAGGCTACCAAGGTGAAACCGATACTACTTTTATTAACCGTGGGCTTCATGATATTAAAAGACTAGACGAGCATGCCACGGCAGAAGACCGTTTACATAATTTGCCATTGTCAAATATTTGGGTGGCTTGGTACGAGAAAAGCCAGCTGAACGATTTTGAAATGAGTGCCGTCTTGCGTTATCTAAACCATAAAAGTTATCCCTTTGGGCAGTATGAAGAACTGGTACCTTTTATGAAACAGTTTTTTCCCGATTTAACAGGGCTGCACCTTAACGACAATGAAAACTATTACACCAAAATAAGAACCTATAGTACCATTATTGGGCGTCTTTTTAAAGCGTACGCAGATAGAAGTGCCGTTGTTTCGTATAAGTTGGATGTCTTTGAGGATATGGTCGCTACCTTTCCGGAAAGGTTACGAAATTTACAGTTTCAATTAAGTGGTTACCACCATTCCATTACGGCGAATTGGGCGCATATTATAACTACGTTTGCAGGTAATTTAAGTGCAAATGAAATTGAATTACTTTCTAAAGAAGACCTAAAAAGATATTGGGACCTTCATATGTATTTGGTAGCGCAAGACCTTGGTCATCCAGATGAGATAACCGAAATAAAGGAAATAACCAGGGAGAAACGAAATTCGGGCAACCTGAAGTTTCCAGATATTGAGGTGACCTTAAAATTATATAAAGAAGGATTGATCAATGACGATGACCTTCTTTTTCAAGCATTATATTCCAACGAGCTCATGTCTATCATTGATGGTGGTTCTAACTATAGATTCCGCAGGAGTACTATTGCAGAAAATCCCGTTCCCAAACATGTGTTTTTACCCTTAAAAACAAACTTGTTGGAAACCGAGCTGGAGCGGGGCGATTTGGTAACTCCGGCAACGGAATTTGTTTTTCCTATACATACCGTAGAAGGGGTAGACTATGTTTTTAAGGTATTGCAACGTTTGGGAAAAGAAACCTTTGAGCGTGGCTACAGTTATTATGGCAATAGCAAAAGGTCGCTTTTTAGCTCTATTTTAAAGAAAACAACCTTTAAGGAAACCGAGAGTTATGCCGATTTTGTAGCATTGGCTGACGAACATAAAATACCCAAAAAACGACTGATAGAAGTGGCGTGCTACGCCACACAATGGGCAGGTGTTATTGGTGAATATTTAGGATTGGAAAAACTGGAAGATGCCGTTTGGTGGTTTCAAGCCCACGCCTCTGATTATATGAGCAGCGAGAAAGAAACCATTATTTCTAGGTATTCCAACATTCCAAAGTCCGACTTTTCATTGGGTGCCATAGATATCGATTGGTTCAATAAAGTGTACGGCAGTTTGGGTAAAGCCAACTGGAAAATACTGCACGATGCCGCCAAATATATTACCGATGGTAATGCACACAGATTGGTAAAATTATATTCCAGCGTAATGTTGGGCGAGGTGAAAATTACCGAGACCTTAAAGAAAATCAAGGATAAGCGAGATAAGGATTATGTGCGTGCCTTAGGGTTGATTCCGTTGAGCAAAACCGTACCTGAAAAAGATTTGTTGAAGCGGTACAACCTATTGCAAGATTTCCTAAAAGAAAGCAAGCAGTTTGGGGCACAGCGCCAAGAAAGCGAAAAGGCTGCGGTAGAAATTGCCCTAGATAATTTATCTAGAAATGCCGGTTACCAAGATCGTGTACGTTTCAGTTGGGCAATGGAGGCGAAAGCAACCCAGACCATTATGGAAAATGCGGTGTTAACTATTGAAGATACAGAGATTGCCTTGGTCATCAACGACCTGGGTAAAGCCGAAATTAAAGTTACCAAAGGCGATAAATCCTTAAAATCGATTCCTGCTAAACTGAGGAAAGACAAGCAGGTAGTCGCGCTTAAGGAAAGCAAAACCTATTTATCTAGGCAATATAGCAGAACCCGTTTGTCCTTAGAAAATGCCATGGTAAACGAAGATAAGTTTACCGCTTTGGAGATTCATAACATGATGCTGCATCCTATCGTAAAAGTGATGTTGAGCAAGTTGGTGCTGTTCGCTCCCGAAAAGGAAATTTCCGGTTTTTATACCGATGGTAGCCTTAGTGATGTATCTGGCAAAACCCATAAACTGCAAGAAGAAGACGAGTTGGTCATTGCCCATGCATCACATTTATACACAGCGGTGGAGTGGGATGTGTACCAAAAACACCTCTTTGCAGAGCGTTTGGTGCAGCCTTTCAAGCAAGTATTCAGAGAGTTATATTTACTCACCGAAGATGAGCGCGAGCACAGCAATAGGTCTGAGCGCTACCAAGGGCACCAAATTCAGCCCAAGCAAACGGTAGCACTGTTAAGAGGTCGCGGCTGGACGGTGAGTAGGGAAGAAGGCTTGCAGAAAGTATATCACAAACGTGGTTTCATCGCCACCATGTACGCCATGGCAGACTGGTATTCCCCGTCAGATGTAGAGGCGCCAACGCTAGAGGAAGTGTGTTTCCATTCCATTGAAACCCACGAGCGCATTCCGTTGACCGATATTCCGCCCGTGGTTTTTAGCGAGATCATGAGAGATATGGACCTTGTGGTAAGTGTTGCCCACGTTGGCGGCGTAGACCCAGAGGCGAGCCACAGTACTATGCAAATGCGCGCAGCCCTAGCCGAAGAATCGGCAAAACTGTTCAAGCTCAGCAACATAACGGTCAAAGAGCGCCACATATTTATACAGGGAACGTTGGGCGAGTACAGCATACATTTGGGTAGCGGTCAGGTGAGTAAAAACGGCTTGTCGTTGTCCATCATTCCCGTGCACAGTCAGCACAGAGGGCGCATGTTTTTACCCTTCGTTGACGACGACCCAAAATCTGCGGAAATCATTTCAAAAATGAAGTTGCTATCAGAAGACAATAAAATACAAGATCCAACAATTTTGGCACAGATAAACAGCTAA